The following proteins are co-located in the Leptospira weilii genome:
- a CDS encoding alpha/beta fold hydrolase — protein sequence MIAILKNRRSPVYLATTFFILLFFALFASTLAFIFTGILILILIIHPLLLNWIGKLYGQEDIADEVHFAKTKDGWNLALHRHIPPQPNQQLAPVLVVHGIATNKFVVDLDRRHSLPYYLKLRGYDVFAVSLRGCGRSYHESPTRYEDFTFDDIVKYDIPAMFEKVKKITGSERVSYVGHSMGAMILYSHFCMSEHKKDTKDIAAFVSLGGPGNLNHIGITLIGLLSRFPRARKMLDLKFGASILAPLAGELYTPIDEILYNPKVTSSKTVKKIMKNAIENISDGVTEQFMHWIETKQMHSLNGFYDYIQLQKNISVPALFIAGEKDVIATPEAVRSVYENASSKKKEFRVISKANGSSEDYGHACLVMGDRAEDDVFQYVESFLKKHGLRSQPGIMTKIKEGILSAFRR from the coding sequence AGTCCGGTCTACTTAGCGACTACGTTCTTTATTCTTCTTTTTTTCGCGTTGTTTGCTTCCACGCTCGCCTTCATCTTCACCGGAATCCTGATCTTAATTCTCATCATCCATCCTCTTCTTTTAAACTGGATTGGAAAATTATACGGACAAGAGGACATTGCGGACGAAGTTCATTTTGCGAAAACGAAGGACGGATGGAATTTGGCTCTCCACAGACATATTCCTCCTCAACCAAATCAGCAATTGGCGCCCGTGTTGGTCGTTCACGGAATCGCAACAAACAAGTTCGTGGTCGACTTAGACAGAAGACATTCCCTCCCTTATTATCTTAAACTCAGAGGTTACGACGTATTTGCGGTTTCTCTTCGAGGTTGCGGACGATCCTATCACGAAAGCCCAACTCGTTACGAAGACTTCACGTTCGATGATATCGTAAAATACGACATTCCTGCGATGTTCGAAAAGGTGAAAAAAATTACCGGCTCCGAGCGCGTTTCCTATGTGGGACATTCGATGGGCGCGATGATTTTATATTCTCATTTTTGTATGTCCGAGCATAAAAAGGATACGAAGGACATCGCCGCCTTCGTATCCTTAGGCGGTCCTGGAAATCTGAACCATATCGGTATCACATTGATCGGACTTCTTTCCCGATTTCCCCGTGCGAGAAAGATGTTGGATCTGAAATTCGGAGCCTCCATCCTAGCTCCTTTAGCGGGAGAACTTTATACTCCGATCGACGAAATTCTTTACAACCCTAAGGTGACTTCATCCAAAACGGTGAAGAAAATTATGAAGAACGCAATCGAGAATATTTCGGACGGAGTCACGGAACAATTTATGCACTGGATCGAAACAAAGCAAATGCACTCTCTCAACGGATTTTACGATTACATCCAACTCCAGAAAAATATTTCCGTTCCCGCTTTGTTTATCGCAGGCGAAAAAGACGTCATCGCGACTCCGGAAGCAGTCCGTTCCGTTTACGAAAACGCAAGTTCCAAAAAAAAAGAATTTAGAGTAATCTCCAAAGCAAATGGTTCTTCCGAAGACTACGGTCACGCCTGTCTGGTAATGGGAGATCGCGCGGAAGACGACGTCTTTCAATACGTAGAATCCTTCTTGAAAAAACACGGACTCCGTTCTCAACCCGGAATTATGACCAAAATCAAAGAAGGAATTCTTTCCGCGTTTCGGAGATGA
- a CDS encoding LIC11874 family lipoprotein has translation MSPFSGRIYKFFLSAILLLFFSNCFDYEETLTINHDFSGTLEVSYIVPTRRNSDESLIKFLPTQKDEILGRLNKGFFSRNISLKDYTYQKIVIPETDPSLFREKAKVYYKVEFQELSQIENAMLGKVQVRKKGNTIYVKREIPAISRAPETLKKDGEKKIYSETLRLLRTSSILFKVNFPIASVCRSNRGDVNLGKLSYRLPLAETIEKTGNNSWDYRITVIY, from the coding sequence ATGAGCCCCTTTTCCGGCCGGATTTATAAATTTTTCCTCTCCGCGATTCTGTTATTATTTTTTTCCAATTGTTTCGATTATGAAGAAACATTGACGATCAATCACGATTTCTCGGGAACATTAGAGGTTTCTTATATAGTTCCGACCCGCAGGAATTCCGACGAATCCCTGATCAAATTTCTTCCCACGCAAAAAGACGAAATTTTAGGAAGACTCAATAAAGGTTTTTTTTCTAGAAACATTTCCCTCAAGGATTATACCTATCAAAAGATCGTAATTCCGGAAACCGATCCGAGTTTATTCCGAGAAAAAGCGAAGGTTTACTATAAAGTGGAATTTCAGGAACTTTCTCAAATCGAAAACGCCATGCTCGGAAAGGTTCAGGTTCGTAAAAAAGGAAATACGATCTACGTAAAAAGGGAAATTCCCGCGATCAGCCGCGCGCCCGAGACTCTGAAGAAAGACGGTGAAAAAAAAATTTATTCCGAAACGCTTCGTTTATTGCGTACAAGTTCTATTTTGTTTAAAGTGAACTTCCCAATCGCGTCCGTATGCAGATCCAATCGTGGGGATGTGAATTTAGGTAAACTCAGTTATCGTTTGCCTTTAGCAGAAACGATCGAAAAAACCGGAAACAATTCCTGGGATTATAGAATCACAGTTATTTATTAA